In Neoarius graeffei isolate fNeoGra1 chromosome 17, fNeoGra1.pri, whole genome shotgun sequence, a single window of DNA contains:
- the LOC132864541 gene encoding putative nuclease HARBI1, producing MPILRLWFNVESELKRDFRLSRRAMDSVQRLLQTEQDHGWGSQLEVIVYVYWLAHGLSYTVVSRVFNIPKSTVHRIVHKVANKICTNLHRAISFPKTGELHAVGQGFAQLSGSPAFSNVVGAIDGSHIRIKPPARHRIDYLNYKGFYSINMQAICDSSGKFLDIFVGYRGSVHDTRVMKNSRFYTARRYPPPGYILLGDGGYPCLDTPICLITPYKEPVTGPVQGRFNHYHAKGRSIIERAFGVMKSRWRCTLFKALEIKPIFAPQVIASCAFLHNICLENGDLLEPDDDVVQDLLDPQPPREPLAANETSGNASRDRLAAQL from the coding sequence ATGCCCATCCTGCGTCTGTGGTTCAATGTAGAGTCAGAGTTGAAACGGGACTTTCGCCTCAGCAGAAGGGCTATGGACAGTGTGCAGAGACTGCTACAAACAGAACAGGACCATGGCTGGGGTAGTCAGCTAGAAGTCATTGTCTATGTCTACTGGCTGGCTCATGGACTGTCTTATACCGTTGTCTCCAGAGTTTTCAATATACCCAAATCCACAGTTCACCGCATTGTCCACAAAGTAGCAAATAAGATCTGCACCAATCTGCACCGTGCCATCTCTTTCCCCAAGACTGGAGAGCTGCATGCAGTCGGCCAAGGATTTGCCCAACTTTCAGGGAGCCCTGCATTCAGCAATGTTGTGGGTGCAATAGACGGAAGCCACATACGGATTAAGCCACCAGCACGGCACAGAATAGACTATTTGAATTACAAAGGATTCTATTCAATTAACATGCAGGCAATATGTGATTCCAGTGGAAAGTTTTTGGACATCTTTGTTGGCTACCGGGGGTCAGTTCACGACACACGAGTCATGAAAAACAGCAGGTTTTATACAGCAAGACGGTACCCTCCACCAGGCTACATTCTCCTAGGAGATGGTGGCTATccatgtttggacacacctatctGCCTCATTACACCATACAAGGAGCCAGTTACTGGACCAGTGCAGGGGCGCTTCAATCATTACCATGCCAAGGGCCGCAGCATAATCGAAAGGGCTTTTGGCGTAATGAAGAGCAGGTGGAGGTGTACTCTTTTCAAAGCCCTGGAGATTAAACCGATCTTTGCACCTCAGGTCATTGCATCCTGTGCCTTTCTGCACAACATCTGTCTGGAGAATGGGGACCTGCTGGAGCCAGATGACGATGTGGTACAGGACCTGCTAGATCCCCAACCTCCCCGGGAGCCCCTAGCAGCTAATGAGACATCTGGAAATGCATCAAGGGACAGACTGGCTGCCCAGCTGTGA